The DNA sequence CAGAAATTTCTAATACTTGGTTCTTCAAAATGTTACCGATGCCAACCAATTCTATCGCTTCTGTAACAATGGATTGATTTTTCTTGAATCTCTTCGAGGAGCTATTGAAAAGGAAAGACTCGACTGTTATTGGCATCAAATTACCAATACTAAAATTTTGTGGCATATAGCTAATTTTTATATTGTCAGCGAATACAATACTGCCAATAAAACCTTTATTTATACCAGCAACTGCTTTCACTAAAGAGGTTTTTCCTCCACCATTTGGACCAAGTATTGTAACTATATCCCCTCTTTCTACTGATATATTGATATTATCAAGAACTTTTTTATTACCATATGCAAGAGTAAGGTTTTCTATTTTTAGAATGCAGTTATTGACATTACTTAACTTTTTGGCAAAAATTGACTTCCTCTCAACATCTATATGAGACATTTACTGATTTTCTTTTTCTTACTTTCATTTACACTATACTACAATAGTGCCTTTTCATCCAATTTAAAAATTGTAGCTACAATCAAACCTATACACTCACTTGTAGCTTCTGTTACAGATGGGATTTCAAAGCCAGAATTACTAATGTACGAAGTAGTGTCTGAACATAACTACATGCTCAGGCCTTCAGATGCAAGTAAATTAGAATCTAGCAATATTATATTTTATATTGATGATTCATTGGAAACATTCATTAAAACTTTCGCTAAAGAAAATAAGAAGTTAATACCGCTATCAAGTACAATCGATCTACTTCCTGCTCGAACGCATTCATTTTCTAGTCACACTCAAGATGAAAAAGATTTACATATTTGGCTGAGTCCTGAAAATGCAAAAAGTATGATACTTTCTATCAGTGCGACGTTGTCTAATATAGATAAAGAAAATGCCTATCAATACAATACCAATGCAATGAAGGCTATAAGAAAAATAGACCAAAAGGTAAAAGAAATCATGAAAGAATTAAATGAGTTCAAAAATCAAAAATACATAGTTACTCATGATGCTTATCAATATTTTGAAAAATATTTTGGTTTAAGTTACCCAAGTGCCATTCTTTCTATAGAAGAGGATTCTTACATAGGTATGAAGAGTTTAATGAAACTAAAAAAAGTAATGAAAGAGGAAAATGTTAAATGCATTTTTTCTCATTCACGAGAGGATGGCATAAAACCTAATACCTTTTCTAATGACGTAAAAATGGTAGTTCTTGACCCTATTGGATCAGACATAGAATTTGGAAAAGATGCATACCTAGCTATAATCGATAGCATTGCACAAAATTTTAAGTCTTGTTTTATTGAATAAAAAGTTCCTTGTATCTTATGGCAAATATTGAAACCTGTGCTTTCTATCCCGGTGCTTGACACTGATGTCCAGCCAAATTGATAAATATGAAAGTAGCTCTGCTTAAGGATTGAAATAATTAGCGAGAAAAAAGCTTAATAGGACTCATTATAAACAAACATTTAACTGAAAAATTCCAATCAAAATGAAGGTTAGTAAACAATTAGCTACACCCCTTAAAGATATAGCCTTACACTTAAGCATATAAAAACATCTATTGTGATTAAAAATACACTAAATCTTGGTTTGCGTATATTTTACTGTTTTCTACATTATAGAGACAATAAATTTGTGCAATCATGGAGAGTATTTGCACAATCTTCTAATTTCTCGGGAGTGTAAAATAAACCATAGGTGTCAAGTTAAGGAAAAGTGGTATAAGAAAGAAGAGAAGCGGTAAAAATTATTTTAGATATTAAACGATAAAATTAGTAATTTATAGACTCTTTTAAAAAAATTACCTTATTTTAGATCAAGATTTCTTAAAAAATAAATATAATAAATAAACCTTAAATGGTTGCTATATTGGGTGTATTCTCTTAACTTGACGCGTATGGTAAAATAAACTGTGTCAAACCGAAAAGTAAAATATTAGAATTAATATAAAAGGGCTAGTATACCTTGATGGATACGGTTGTAATACCAATTTTCCTTCGGTCGCACACGCCCGTAATAGCCCTATTCCTATAGTGAGTAGGGTTATCTTTCCCTCTTATTTCTTTATATATCACATTTTCAACTTACAATTTTTCCACGGTTGGCTCATTTTTGTCAGTCTACATTCAATAATATTTTCCTCACAAACTCTACAAATATATACTTAAAAGCATACACCTTTCGTTACACAACCCTACAGCATTGCTTATCTAGTTACGGGATGAGAATTACGTATGAATAAAAGTTAATATAGTAATAAAAATATTGACGTATTAATAATATTATTATATTCTTAATATAATTAAATAATTAAGAAAAGTTATGAATATTGTATTTTATTGTGAAGAGTTTAATGACTGTGATTTAGACAATGGTAAAACTCCTTTAAGGAAAAAGTTCAATGAAATAATTAAAGATTTAAAGGAAAACAACAGTACAAGCCAAGGAAATATAAAGTTAATAAAAGGTTGTGGGAATATTGAATATTTTCGAGCTAAATTAAGTGATAGTGACAGATTACTATTTACGAGGAGAAAGCATAATGACAAAGATGCTTTTGTTATTTTAGAAGTAATTCTGAATCATGATTATCATAAGTCTAAATTTTTAACAAATAGAGAAAAAATAAGAAACATAAAAATAATAGATGAAAAAGTTCCTGATACAGTAGAGATTGAAGATGCTCCACAAATTCGTTGGTTAGGTAATTTTATTACTTTTAGTGCAAAGCAGGAAGATATAGTTGAAAGAGTTGAAAAGTTTGAATTACCTTTAGTTATTAGTGGACCTGCTGGCAGTGGAAAGACATCAGTGGCTTTGGAGAGCCTAAAAAGGATAAAAGAGAAGTTTGAGGGAGGAAAAATTCTATATATTACCAAATCCGAAAATCTTATAAAAGAATCAAAAAAAATATTTGAATGTGAAAATTACAATCAGACTACTGATGAACTAAGGACTCATACTCCAGAAGAAATTGATTTCTTATCTCTTCATGAATTTTTAAAAAAGATAATAAAAGTAGAAGGAAAGAAACCAATCAATAGAAGTAAGTTTTTTTCATGGTTCAAGGAAATATGCAAGAAAGATAAATTTAAAGGGTATAAAAAAGACGGAGATAAAATATTCGAAGAATTTACAGCTGTGATAGGTGGAGGAAGTTTATTAGGAGAAGATGGAAAAGATAGATATGCTAAATTAGGAAATAGACAATCTATATTTCCTATAGATAAAAGGAACAGTGTTTATGATTTTTTTGAAGAATATAGGAAATTTATAGAAGGAGATCAAAAGTATTATGATCCTAATCTTGTTGCTTATGAGTGCATTGCAGAAGAAATGTATAATGCGATTGTTGTAGATGAAGTTCAAGATTTAACTGAAAGTACACTGAGTTTAATCTTGAAAAGTTTAAAAGATGAAAGAAAGGGTAATTTTTTATTATGTGGTGATGTTGATCAAGTAATACATCCTAGTTTTTTCTCTTTATCTAAGTTAAAATCTTTTCTCTATCAAAATAAATGTATAAGGGACCAAGGGTCAGAAGTTTTTTATACCCTTGAGAAAAATTATCGTAATAGCGAGCAAGCTATTGAACTTGCCAATCGTATACTACATCTTAAAAATTATTGTTTTGCTTCGGAAGATAAAATGATAGTAGATAACGCTTTTTTCATGAAGAGTGATACTAAGAACAAAGGGAACGTTGGCTTTGTTACTGATGATAAAAAAGAAGAAATAGCAAAAAAAGTAAATGAATCTATGAATTGTGCTGTTTTAGCTCTGGATGATGAAAGTAAAGAAAGTGCACGTCAGTTATTTGATACTCCACTTGTGTTTAATATACATGAAGCCAAAGGCTTGGAGTTTGAAAATGTGATTCTTTACAAGTTTACATCGTGTAAAGCTTATAATGAAATATGGAATATAGTATGTCCGGATAAAAGTGAGGGTGAAATAGATAATACTATTAATAGGATTCGTGATTCATATAACAAAAAGGATGTTAATACTTCAAGAAATAAGGATAAGGAAGATAAGTCCTTGGAGAAATATAAATTTTATATGAACGCTCTGTATGTTGGAGTTACTCGTGCTGTTAGTAATATCTATATTGTAGATGATAAAAGTAATTTATTGAAAATAGTAGAACCAGGGGAAGAAGGTAATGTGAATATTAAGAAAGAAGAATCCAGTTCTGAAAAATGGAGAGATATGGCACTGGAGTTAATAGAGAAAGGAAACATAGAGCAAGCTAAAGATATAGCAGAAAAATTGTCACGTAAAGGGGAAAAAGAATATGCTAAAGAGGTTATGAATTCATTGAAAGCTAAAGGATGTCATAAACAGGATCAGAACTCAGATAAGAGCAAGCATACAAATTCAGTGTTAGAGAGTTCTAAATCTTCCTCACAAAGCTCAGAACATGAAGGAAAAGAAGATGATATTAGCAAATCTCAGAATAAAAAGAGTAAACATAATCAAAACAAAAAGAAGAAAGCTAAGAAATGTAATAAAGTTCAAGAGGTGAAGCCACAGCTTTCTTTAAATGAGAAGGATAGTACTAATAAGAGTACAAACCCTCAGAATGAAGAGCATAAACAGGATC is a window from the Wolbachia endosymbiont of Armadillidium arcangelii genome containing:
- a CDS encoding metal ABC transporter ATP-binding protein, with the protein product MSHIDVERKSIFAKKLSNVNNCILKIENLTLAYGNKKVLDNINISVERGDIVTILGPNGGGKTSLVKAVAGINKGFIGSIVFADNIKISYMPQNFSIGNLMPITVESFLFNSSSKRFKKNQSIVTEAIELVGIGNILKNQVLEISAGQTQLLLLARCLISESDLIILDEPVSAMDINARAKFYDIINKIAKERLVSILMTSHDLNSVIPCSDYIICINNTIYYQGKSNEIMELNEIFSSYAAK
- a CDS encoding zinc ABC transporter substrate-binding protein — protein: MRHLLIFFFLLSFTLYYNSAFSSNLKIVATIKPIHSLVASVTDGISKPELLMYEVVSEHNYMLRPSDASKLESSNIIFYIDDSLETFIKTFAKENKKLIPLSSTIDLLPARTHSFSSHTQDEKDLHIWLSPENAKSMILSISATLSNIDKENAYQYNTNAMKAIRKIDQKVKEIMKELNEFKNQKYIVTHDAYQYFEKYFGLSYPSAILSIEEDSYIGMKSLMKLKKVMKEENVKCIFSHSREDGIKPNTFSNDVKMVVLDPIGSDIEFGKDAYLAIIDSIAQNFKSCFIE
- a CDS encoding ankyrin repeat domain-containing protein gives rise to the protein MNIVFYCEEFNDCDLDNGKTPLRKKFNEIIKDLKENNSTSQGNIKLIKGCGNIEYFRAKLSDSDRLLFTRRKHNDKDAFVILEVILNHDYHKSKFLTNREKIRNIKIIDEKVPDTVEIEDAPQIRWLGNFITFSAKQEDIVERVEKFELPLVISGPAGSGKTSVALESLKRIKEKFEGGKILYITKSENLIKESKKIFECENYNQTTDELRTHTPEEIDFLSLHEFLKKIIKVEGKKPINRSKFFSWFKEICKKDKFKGYKKDGDKIFEEFTAVIGGGSLLGEDGKDRYAKLGNRQSIFPIDKRNSVYDFFEEYRKFIEGDQKYYDPNLVAYECIAEEMYNAIVVDEVQDLTESTLSLILKSLKDERKGNFLLCGDVDQVIHPSFFSLSKLKSFLYQNKCIRDQGSEVFYTLEKNYRNSEQAIELANRILHLKNYCFASEDKMIVDNAFFMKSDTKNKGNVGFVTDDKKEEIAKKVNESMNCAVLALDDESKESARQLFDTPLVFNIHEAKGLEFENVILYKFTSCKAYNEIWNIVCPDKSEGEIDNTINRIRDSYNKKDVNTSRNKDKEDKSLEKYKFYMNALYVGVTRAVSNIYIVDDKSNLLKIVEPGEEGNVNIKKEESSSEKWRDMALELIEKGNIEQAKDIAEKLSRKGEKEYAKEVMNSLKAKGCHKQDQNSDKSKHTNSVLESSKSSSQSSEHEGKEDDISKSQNKKSKHNQNKKKKAKKCNKVQEVKPQLSLNEKDSTNKSTNPQNEEHKQDLNDKKESKRLEKNKKELFLALKNGNLQKAKRLIKQGVNVNDSNEEGSTPLHLAAENGYFDIVKLFLENGAKVDDRDILNRTPLHLAAENGYFDIVKLFLENGAKVDDRDILNCTPLHLAAKNGYFDIAQLLLQYKAEVNTKDTSSHTPLYLAAQNGHYEVVKLLLDNGADVNAKNKKGVTCLHFAAQNGHYEIVKLLLENGAKVDDRDILNCTPLRMAAKNGYFDIVKLFLENGAKVDDRDILNCTPLRVAAQNGHYEVVKLLLDNGADVNAKNKKGVTCLHFAAQNGHYEIVKLLLENGAKVDARDILNCTPLRMAAKNGYFDIAQLLLEHGADVNASNKEGSTPLHLAAENGYKNVVEILLRNKANIDARNNFNCTPLLNALKEGHSEIVDLLLANPNINVGYSKASSAKKKEDKERFLQKLSQDNELFNLIKQAAEIDENKVDELLKKIEKLLESKNKHSFKPSLNYSPDGNDENTTIKIAIKASGKVLQLLYDYAEKNIGTDTEIFKKLKHAKENSQSKRDLCNVSVSNHSTLTQSPSFDERGFSAKV